One genomic window of Coffea eugenioides isolate CCC68of chromosome 1, Ceug_1.0, whole genome shotgun sequence includes the following:
- the LOC113773112 gene encoding cilia- and flagella-associated protein 251-like — protein MAPKTRSGKLFGTVVTKKVIEETVQVVISPKPTELETNCENNDERVVTVAASSTKENEKIEVISSPLKEPVRRTIVVEDRAKGAEQEEQQPAQEQQQKGQEAVPKDLEEQEKAHEAVPKGQEKQQGDDQDETQQASEPETPPTPPPYYEAAPNIEQQRDDQERQPRQEDVDVGEEELQEDEQQELLKEDVDVGEEELQEDDKDVDEQELQKEEVGVGEEELQMEDEEADVDKDAVELQKIDKDVDEGEEEKRDRQEEIFVSASESEITTIPTPPPQSEAPSNKEQEQQQQGDEEEMQPDVALAPTPPARERTKKRKTSPGIEDSANGKKEKKAAATQRRRKRAKMGSDGGTSVGYKRHVFRVMKQVHPECAISSKAMTIVNNLMSDMFERIAEEASRLSRYSGKRTLSSWEIQDAVKLVLPGELGKHAIAEGSKAVRTYASSVSGQSKKSKS, from the coding sequence ATGGCACCTAAGACACGTTCAGGCAAATTGTTTGGCACAGTGGTGACTAAAAAAGTTATAGAAGAAACCGTGCAAGTTGTGATTTCTCCAAAGCCTACTGAATTGGAGACTAATTGTGAGAATAATGATGAGAGAGTAGTAACGGTTGCTGCTTCATCCACGAAAGAGAATGAGAAAATTGAAGTTATCTCTTCACCTCTGAAAGAGCCTGTTCGGAGGACCATTGTTGTTGAAGACAGAGCAAAAGGAGCAGAACAAGAAGAGCAGCAGCCAGCTCAGGAGCAGCAGCAAAAGGGTCAAGAAGCTGTCCCTAAAGACCTAGAAGAGCAGGAAAAGGCCCATGAAGCTGTCCCGAAGGGCCAAGAAAAGCAGCAAGGAGATGATCAAGATGAAACTCAACAAGCCTCAGAGCCTGAGACTCCTCCCACCCCACCACCATATTATGAAGCAGCGCCTAACATAGAGCAGCAAAGGGATGATCAAGAACGTCAGCCAAGGCAGGAAGATGTAGATGTCGGTGAAGAAGAGCTGCAGGAGGATGAACAACAAGAGTTACTGAAGGAAGATGTTGATGTAGGTGAAGAAGAGCTGCAGGAGGATGATAAAGATGTAGATGAACAAGAGCTGCAGAAGGAAGAAGTAGGTGTAGGTGAAGAAGAGCTGCAGATGGAAGATGAAGAAGCAGATGTAGATAAAGATGCAGTAGAGCTGCAGAAGATAGATAAAGATGTAGATGAAGGAGAGGAAGAGAAGAGAGACAGACAAGAAGAAATATTTGTATCAGCCTCAGAATCAGAGATCACCACTATTCCTACTCCACCACCACAATCTGAAGCCCCATCAAATAAGGAACAAGAGCAGCAGCAGCaaggagatgaagaagaaatgcagccaGATGTGGCTTTAGCTCCAACACCACCAGCAAGAGAGCGAACCAAGAAAAGGAAGACAAGCCCAGGTATAGAAGATAGTGCTAATGGGAAAAAGGAGAAGAAGGCTGCTGCTACCcagaggaggaggaagagagCCAAAATGGGGAGTGATGGGGGTACTAGTGTGGGATACAAAAGACACGTGTTTAGGGTGATGAAGCAAGTTCATCCTGAATGTGCTATATCATCAAAGGCTATGACCATTGTTAATAATCTGATGAGTGACATGTTTGAGAGGATTGCTGAGGAGGCTTCAAGGCTTTCTAGGTACAGTGGGAAGAGGACCCTCTCATCATGGGAAATCCAGGATGCTGTGAAGTTGGTTTTGCCTGGTGAACTTGGGAAGCATGCAATTGCTGAGGGTTCTAAGGCTGTTAGAACTTATGCCTCCAGTGTCAGTGGGCAGTCCAAGAAATCAAAGTCCTAG
- the LOC113765265 gene encoding serine carboxypeptidase-like 51 encodes MKKSHVVVSLLLVLLFHEGVDSAVRTQDGSEAWGYVQVRPKAHMFWWYYRSPNRIEDPQKPWPIILWLQGGPGASGVGIGNFQEVGPLDEFLKPRNSTWLQKADLLFVDYPVGTGYSFVEDTTLFVKSDVEAATDGTTLLIEVFNKNETLQKSPLYIVAESYGGKFAVTLALSALNAIQAGKLNLNLGGVALGDSWISPEDFTSSWGPLLRDVSRLDNNGLQKSDSLALQIKQQIAAGKMSEATDTWSALEGLISHYSNNVDFYNFLLDSDEDPLSLTAASVELKQEISLKRYSRYLQTLRSTPGGEADLDKLMNGPIKKKLKIIPQNLTWGEQSNQVFAALQGDFMSPRISEVDELLAKGVNVSIYNGQLDLICATKGTNAWVEKLKWDGITNFLNTDRTPLYCGGEKSTKGFTKSYRNLHFYWILKAGHFVPAEQPCVALSMIGNITQSPVASK; translated from the exons ATGAAAAAGTCCCACGTTGTTGTTTCTCTTCTTCTGGTTCTACTGTTTCATGAGGGAGTAGACAGCGCAGTTAGAACTCAAGATGGATCCGAAGCGTGGGGCTATGTTCAAGTCAGGCCAA AGGCTCACATGTTCTGGTGGTACTACAGAAGTCCAAACAGGATTGAAGATCCACAAAAGCCTTGGCCAATAATTCTTTGGTTACAGGGTGGTCCT GGCGCTTCAGGAGTTGGAATTGGTAACTTTCAAGAGGTTGGGCCTCTAGATGAGTTCCTAAAGCCGAGAAACTCAACATGGTTGCAGAAAGCTGATCTCCTGTTTGTG GACTATCCAGTTGGGACAGGATACAGCTTTGTGGAAGACACCACATTATTTGTGAAGAGTGATGTCGAGGCTGCAACTGATGGAACTACATTGTTGATTGAAGTATTCAATAAGAATGAGACCCTCCAAAAGAGTCCTCTGTATATTGTAGCAGAGTCTTATGGTGGCAAATTTGCTGTTACTCTAGCTTTATCTGCTTTAAATGCTATTCAGGCTGGAAAGTTAAACCTAAATCTTGGAG gaGTTGCATTGGGCGATAGCTGGATCTCACCTGAAGACTTCACT TCTTCTTGGGGTCCTCTCTTGAGAGATGTCTCGAGGCTTGACAACAATGGTTTGCAAAAATCAGACAG TTTGGCTCTTCAAATCAAACAGCAAATTGCAGCTGGTAAGATGTCAGAGGCCACAGACACATGGAGCGCATTGGAAGGCTTGATTTCCCACTATAGTAACAATGTG GATTTCTACAATTTCCTCTTGGATTCAGACGAGGACCCTTTATCATTGACAGCTGCATCAGTAGAACTAAAACAAGAAATTTCTCTAAAAAGGTACTCAAGGTACCTTCAGACCTTGAGGTCCACTCCTGGAGGTGAAGCTGATCTTGATAAGTTGATGAATGGTCCGATTAAAAAGAAGTTAAAGATCATACCACAAAATCTCAC GTGGGGAGAGCAGTCCAATCAGGTTTTTGCAGCACTGCAAGGTGATTTCATGAGTCCACGGATCAGTGAG GTGGATGAACTCTTAGCAAAAGGAGTGAATGTGTCTATCTACAACGGACAA CTTGACCTCATCTGTGCAACCAAGGGAACCAACGCATGGGTTGAAAAGCTCAA GTGGGATGGGATCACAAATTTCTTGAACACGGATAGAACGCCTCTGTATTGTGGAGGTGAAAAGAGCACAAAGGGTTTCACCAAGTCATACAGAAATCTACATTTCTACTGGATTCTTAAAGCTGGCCACTTT GTACCTGCCGAGCAGCCTTGTGTAGCATTATCGATGATAGGAAACATCACGCAATCGCCTGTTGCTTCGAAGTAG
- the LOC113779559 gene encoding RING-H2 finger protein ATL57: MKKTSPDITRNGRILLQQVPAVASGGLQGSDLSPDPIFEPINGSPSEATSVKRNPRHPSTPFDSSMALTILVLLTALFFMGFFSIYIRRFAEEDSTDISRRRRHPPRLRDGHNQKNGGVDPATVKSLPLVSYRGGTKQLITDCPICLSEFEETEIVKLIPHCAHVFHPECIDTWLASHLSCPLCRSTQLLKVVDDHQEVRLDVEEEENGNGGGELGGRSAVDDCDTCSNPGMRRVCSCTSVGDRLVLHRSMSF, translated from the coding sequence ATGAAGAAAACTAGTCCAGATATTACTCGGAACGGAAGAATACTACTGCAGCAAGTTCCTGCAGTAGCATCAGGAGGTTTACAAGGCTCTGACTTATCACCAGACCCCATTTTCGAACCCATAAACGGCTCTCCTTCAGAAGCAACAAGTGTTAAAAGAAATCCCAGGCACCCCAGTACACCGTTCGACTCATCAATGGCCTTAACAATCTTAGTCCTCCTAACAGCGCTCTTCTTCATGGGCTTCTTCTCAATCTACATCCGCCGTTTTGCTGAAGAAGACTCCACCGACATCAGCCGCCGCCGGAGACACCCTCCGCGGTTGCGTGATGGCCATAATCAGAAGAACGGTGGTGTGGATCCTGCCACCGTCAAGTCATTGCCACTTGTTTCTTACCGTGGGGGCACGAAGCAGCTGATCACGGATTGTCCAATCTGCTTGAGTGAATTCGAGGAGACGGAAATTGTTAAATTAATCCCGCATTGTGCGCACGTGTTCCACCCCGAGTGCATCGACACGTGGCTGGCTTCACACTTGTCATGTCCACTGTGCAGGTCGACTCAGTTACTTAAGGTGGTCGATGATCATCAGGAGGTTCGATTGGATGTGGAGGAGGAAGAGAACGGTAATGGCGGGGGTGAGCTGGGTGGAAGATCAGCGGTTGATGATTGTGACACGTGTAGTAATCCTGGAATGAGAAGGGTCTGTAGTTGCACGAGCGTGGGAGATCGACTTGTTTTGCACAGAAGCATGAGtttttga
- the LOC113773105 gene encoding cyclin-dependent protein kinase inhibitor SMR2 → MSKAHAVEESSSKNLSEEDEKKPKKSGTNHEEDQCKTPVSQDQKIPAPQTCPPAPKKPKRRGISRKRKLSKLQFFEKTGQEEVESFFQSSSSEMSSTTSSHVAPETAAETQTTSSKNKKRRKSS, encoded by the coding sequence ATGTCCAAAGCTCATGCTGTAGAGGAAAGTTCGTCAAAGAATTTGAGCGAAGAAGATGAGAAGAAGCCAAAGAAGTCGGGGACCAATCATGAAGAAGATCAGTGTAAAACGCCTGTATCTCAAGACCAAAAAATCCCAGCTCCTCAAACCTGCCCACCAGCACCGAAGAAACCAAAAAGAAGAGGGATTTCACGTAAGAGGAAATTGTCCAAGTTGCAGTTCTTTGAAAAAACTGGACAAGAAGAGGTAGAATCCTTTTTCCAATCTTCTTCTTCTGAGATGTCTTCTACTACTAGTAGCCATGTTGCACCGGAAACCGCCGCAGAAACTCAAACTACAAGTAGTAAGAATAAGAAGAGACGCAAAAGTTCATGA